A genomic window from Candidatus Krumholzibacteriota bacterium includes:
- a CDS encoding beta-glucosidase, whose translation MALLQFPDGFLWGVATSSHQIEGAFAEDGRGESIWDRFEATPGMIEDDSNAAVACDHYHRWREDVDLMASLDLGAYRFSVAWPRVLPAGTGAVNETGLDFYDALVDALLERGIVPFVTLYHWDLPLALQDRGGWGARETVDAFVEYADVVTARLGDRVRHWITHNEPWCIAVLGHEEGEHAPGHRDPAETLRVAHHVLLSHGRALEPIRRNSPGAEAGIVLNLVPACPATGAAADAEAARRFDGALNRWYLDPIFRGAYPADAVEDRARRGHLAGEELPFVQPGDLQTIASRMDFLGLNYYTRIVVAAGEDGEPVPRPAAPKEALTGMGWEVFPRGLYETLLRLAREYRPPGIYITESGAAFDDPAPVGGRVRDPRRVEYLRAHLAAAHRAIADGVPLEGYFAWSLLDNFEWAHGYTKRFGLVRVEYESQQRIPKDSAGFYRAVAAGNAVDDEPGTSSREET comes from the coding sequence ATGGCCCTCCTTCAATTTCCCGACGGGTTCCTCTGGGGCGTCGCCACCTCGTCGCACCAGATCGAGGGGGCGTTCGCCGAGGACGGCCGCGGCGAATCGATCTGGGACCGCTTCGAGGCGACGCCGGGAATGATCGAGGACGACTCAAACGCCGCCGTCGCCTGCGATCACTATCACCGCTGGCGCGAGGACGTCGACCTGATGGCGAGCCTCGATCTCGGCGCCTACCGTTTCTCCGTCGCCTGGCCGCGCGTCCTGCCGGCGGGCACGGGGGCCGTCAACGAGACGGGACTCGATTTCTACGATGCCCTTGTCGACGCCCTGCTCGAGAGAGGCATCGTTCCCTTCGTCACGCTCTATCACTGGGATCTTCCCCTGGCGCTCCAGGATCGCGGCGGTTGGGGCGCGCGGGAAACCGTCGATGCGTTCGTCGAATACGCGGATGTCGTCACGGCCCGGCTCGGCGACCGGGTGCGGCACTGGATCACCCACAACGAGCCCTGGTGCATCGCGGTCCTCGGCCACGAGGAAGGCGAGCATGCCCCCGGCCACAGGGATCCCGCCGAGACGCTGCGCGTCGCCCACCACGTCCTCCTCTCGCACGGCCGGGCGCTGGAGCCGATCAGGCGGAATTCCCCCGGCGCCGAGGCGGGTATCGTCCTGAATCTCGTTCCCGCCTGTCCGGCGACCGGTGCCGCCGCCGACGCCGAAGCGGCCCGGCGGTTCGACGGCGCCCTCAACCGGTGGTACCTCGATCCGATCTTCCGGGGAGCCTATCCTGCAGACGCGGTCGAGGACCGCGCTCGGCGCGGGCATCTCGCCGGGGAGGAGCTTCCCTTCGTCCAACCGGGCGACCTGCAGACGATCGCCTCGAGAATGGACTTTCTCGGGCTCAACTACTACACTCGCATCGTCGTGGCCGCGGGAGAGGATGGGGAGCCCGTCCCCCGCCCGGCGGCGCCGAAAGAGGCGCTGACCGGGATGGGCTGGGAGGTCTTTCCGCGGGGGCTGTACGAAACGCTCCTGCGGCTCGCGCGCGAATACCGGCCACCCGGGATATACATCACCGAGAGCGGAGCCGCCTTCGACGATCCGGCGCCGGTTGGCGGGCGGGTGCGCGATCCGCGCCGCGTCGAATATCTCAGGGCGCACCTGGCGGCGGCGCACCGGGCGATCGCCGACGGGGTGCCGCTCGAGGGGTATTTCGCCTGGTCGCTCCTCGACAACTTCGAGTGGGCGCACGGGTACACGAAACGATTCGGCCTCGTCAGGGTCGAGTACGAGAGTCAACAGCGGATACCGAAGGACAGCGCCGGCTTCTACCGCGCGGTGGCGGCCGGAAACGCGGTCGACGACGAACCGGGCACGAGCTCGAGGGAGGAAACGTGA
- a CDS encoding T9SS type A sorting domain-containing protein yields the protein MKKSGIILISIAVIAFLAAGSAAAQCILANPSFELPGSGTVFGGWNEFGVVGSTSNATHGSAAAVVSGPNLGGWDVSGYWQEFDTAPGERWEATVKGWHTAVRPLTGQSSAILNIEWRNASGDLINYESHQVANASTPVDVVQEFSVVSGPAPTSTAKARLLLGVLQSPTDPSPDVYYDQATFHEIGPPSHDDIQWNDFPGGRTISFSGRTWRVKGPGYYGPGPSLFCDTADCVWVDGEGRLHMTIKRIGGSWYSTEVVPEEALGYGDYIFTTIGDLDELDPNAVLGLFIWEYGDCWDPSYLWWNPYNEIDIEFSRWSDPGKDLGQFVAQPYDYPGNIERFAASFSAGERTSHAFRWLSDRVEYRSWRGGPADESAATMIHEWTYSGPHIPRPEQPRVHINLWQVNGPPAADQEVVFEAFTFYPEGTVTDAGNAALPPAPRSVALPNPFNPSTTIRYTVRKGGMTRITVYDVSGRRIRSLVNGFVPSGIHEVRWDGRDDAGTRVASGVYLYRFGSSGFSETRKLVLLK from the coding sequence GTGAAAAAATCCGGAATCATTCTTATCTCGATCGCGGTCATCGCCTTCCTCGCCGCGGGAAGCGCGGCCGCGCAATGCATCCTGGCGAATCCGAGCTTCGAGCTTCCCGGCTCCGGCACGGTGTTCGGCGGCTGGAACGAGTTCGGCGTCGTCGGCTCGACGTCGAACGCCACGCACGGATCGGCGGCAGCCGTCGTCTCGGGTCCGAACCTCGGCGGCTGGGACGTCTCGGGATACTGGCAGGAGTTCGACACCGCCCCCGGCGAGCGCTGGGAAGCCACCGTGAAGGGCTGGCACACGGCAGTGCGCCCCCTCACCGGCCAGTCGTCCGCCATCCTGAACATCGAATGGCGGAACGCGAGCGGAGACCTGATCAACTACGAGTCCCACCAGGTCGCGAACGCGTCGACCCCCGTCGACGTGGTGCAGGAGTTCTCCGTCGTCAGCGGGCCGGCGCCGACGAGCACGGCCAAGGCGCGCCTCCTGCTCGGCGTCCTCCAGAGCCCGACCGATCCGTCTCCGGACGTCTACTACGACCAGGCCACCTTCCACGAGATCGGGCCGCCCTCCCACGACGACATCCAGTGGAACGACTTCCCCGGGGGCCGGACGATCTCGTTCAGCGGGCGCACGTGGCGCGTGAAGGGACCGGGCTACTACGGCCCCGGCCCGAGCCTCTTCTGCGACACGGCCGACTGCGTATGGGTCGACGGCGAGGGCCGCCTGCACATGACGATAAAGCGCATCGGCGGCTCCTGGTACAGCACCGAGGTGGTCCCCGAGGAGGCCCTCGGATACGGCGACTACATCTTCACGACGATCGGCGACCTCGACGAGCTCGATCCGAACGCCGTCCTCGGCCTCTTCATCTGGGAGTACGGCGACTGCTGGGACCCTTCCTACCTCTGGTGGAATCCCTACAACGAGATCGACATCGAGTTCAGCAGGTGGAGCGATCCCGGCAAGGACCTCGGCCAGTTCGTCGCCCAGCCCTACGATTATCCGGGAAACATCGAGCGGTTCGCCGCTTCCTTCTCCGCGGGCGAGCGGACGAGCCACGCCTTCCGCTGGCTGAGCGACCGCGTGGAGTACCGCAGCTGGCGCGGGGGGCCGGCCGACGAGTCCGCCGCGACGATGATACACGAGTGGACCTATTCGGGGCCGCATATCCCCCGCCCCGAGCAGCCGCGGGTCCACATCAACCTGTGGCAGGTGAACGGCCCGCCGGCCGCCGACCAGGAGGTCGTCTTCGAGGCCTTCACCTTCTATCCCGAGGGAACAGTCACCGACGCGGGGAATGCCGCCCTGCCGCCGGCGCCCCGTTCAGTGGCGCTGCCCAACCCGTTCAATCCGTCGACAACCATCCGTTACACCGTCAGGAAGGGAGGAATGACACGGATCACCGTGTACGATGTCTCTGGACGACGGATCCGTTCGCTCGTGAACGGGTTCGTTCCATCCGGGATCCACGAGGTCCGATGGGACGGGCGAGACGACGCCGGCACGCGTGTCGCGTCGGGGGTCTACCTGTACCGTTTCGGATCGAGCGGGTTCTCGGAGACGAGGAAGCTCGTCCTCCTGAAATGA
- a CDS encoding T9SS type A sorting domain-containing protein: MKRTCIGLLAAATLLAVTAAGSPALAQTNLLANPGFEDNGGSYDGWFTFGGGVQLSLPDGDNIIRTGAAASKIFGEFANCPGSPSFTVGGYGQAFTPVAGMTYELGGYGFVSSEDAIPGTNTCDYNRLIAKVVFFDATSGGNEISSNEIVIGDWRTPYGEWIPFSVSTVAPAGAQRVETLFLFLQPACDTGAVYVDDTYLYSYGTPVVPNVLANPSFDVDLTGWNTFGNVYYDGRSFARRTPTGAAKLFSTFTADSPSGIFQAFPADTGSIWKLGCHSMTTCVETPITGSNQNFMIAKIVFLDVSAVEVGSSEVVIVDSTSTLGNWGYHEVVGTAPTGTVEAAAYILFVSPALEGGAAWVDDVSFSQIGATAVDPMPDAKAAVLRQNIPNPFNPTTRIDFDIPASGDVELTVYDVSGKLVTTLVDGRLEAGPHRVTWDGRRKGGGAVASGVYFYVLKTPTEKISRRMILLR; this comes from the coding sequence ATGAAACGTACATGTATCGGATTGCTCGCGGCGGCGACGCTTCTCGCCGTCACGGCGGCGGGATCGCCGGCCCTCGCGCAGACGAACCTGCTCGCGAACCCCGGATTCGAGGATAACGGCGGGTCCTACGACGGCTGGTTCACATTCGGCGGCGGCGTGCAGCTCTCCCTCCCGGACGGCGACAACATCATCCGCACCGGCGCCGCCGCGTCGAAGATCTTCGGAGAGTTCGCGAACTGTCCGGGATCGCCGTCGTTCACCGTCGGCGGCTACGGCCAGGCCTTCACCCCGGTCGCCGGCATGACCTACGAGCTGGGCGGATACGGATTCGTCTCGAGCGAGGACGCCATTCCCGGCACGAACACATGCGACTACAACCGGCTCATCGCCAAGGTCGTCTTCTTCGACGCAACGTCGGGGGGCAACGAGATCTCCTCGAACGAGATCGTCATCGGCGACTGGCGGACCCCCTACGGCGAATGGATCCCCTTCTCCGTCTCGACGGTGGCGCCGGCGGGGGCGCAGCGGGTGGAGACCCTCTTCCTCTTCCTGCAGCCCGCGTGCGATACGGGCGCCGTCTACGTCGACGACACCTACCTCTACTCGTACGGCACGCCCGTGGTCCCGAACGTGCTCGCCAACCCGAGCTTCGACGTCGACCTGACGGGATGGAACACCTTCGGCAACGTCTACTACGACGGGCGCTCCTTCGCCCGGCGCACGCCGACCGGGGCCGCGAAGCTCTTCTCCACCTTCACGGCCGACTCCCCCTCGGGGATCTTCCAGGCCTTCCCCGCCGACACCGGCTCGATCTGGAAGCTCGGCTGCCACTCGATGACCACCTGCGTGGAGACGCCGATCACCGGATCGAACCAGAACTTCATGATCGCAAAGATCGTCTTCCTCGACGTCTCGGCCGTGGAGGTCGGATCGAGCGAGGTCGTGATCGTCGACAGCACGTCGACGCTCGGCAACTGGGGCTATCACGAGGTCGTCGGGACGGCGCCGACCGGCACGGTCGAGGCGGCGGCCTACATCCTGTTCGTCTCCCCCGCACTCGAGGGGGGCGCCGCCTGGGTCGACGACGTGAGCTTCTCGCAGATCGGCGCGACCGCGGTCGACCCGATGCCGGATGCGAAGGCCGCCGTCCTGCGGCAGAACATCCCGAACCCGTTCAACCCGACGACGCGCATCGACTTCGACATCCCGGCGAGCGGCGACGTCGAGCTGACCGTCTACGACGTGAGCGGGAAGCTCGTCACGACGCTGGTGGACGGCCGCCTCGAGGCCGGTCCGCACCGGGTCACGTGGGACGGCAGGAGGAAGGGGGGCGGCGCGGTCGCCTCGGGCGTCTACTTCTACGTCCTGAAGACCCCGACGGAGAAGATCTCCCGGCGGATGATCCTGCTCCGGTGA